A single Oncorhynchus kisutch isolate 150728-3 linkage group LG19, Okis_V2, whole genome shotgun sequence DNA region contains:
- the LOC109910237 gene encoding mitochondrial import receptor subunit TOM5 homolog: MFKLEGLEPKMDPEEMKKKMRQDVISSVRNFLIYIALLRATPYILKKLDSI, translated from the exons ATGTTTAAACTCGAGGGGTTAGAGCCGAAAATGGACCCAGAGGAGATGAAGAAAAAGATGCGACAGGATGTAATCTCGTCCGTGCGCAATTTTCTAATCTATATTGCCCTTCTCAGAGCCA CTCCGTATATCTTGAAGAAGTTGGACAGCATTTGA
- the LOC109864934 gene encoding glyoxylate reductase/hydroxypyruvate reductase-like: protein MHTAQKIMKVFITRRIPQEGLKILSQTGVCKVSLWDSDEPVSRAELLKGVAGAHGLLCLLSDKIDTEVLDAAGPNLKVISTLSVGFDHMAMDEIKKRGVRVGYTPDVLTDATAELTVALLLATARRLPEGMVEVINGGWSTWKPLWLCGYGLSGSTVGVIGLGRIGMAIARRLKPFGVKKLLYSGRTDKSYAAEVEGEYVPLDTLVSESDFVVVSCALTPDTQGLCNKHFFCKMKNTAVFINTSRGAVVNQEDLYQALSSGQIACAGLDVTTPEPLPTDHPLLTLKNCVVLPHIGSATYSTRGIMAELSANNLLAGLQGTDMPSELKF, encoded by the exons ATGCACACTGCACAGAAGATCATGAAGGTTTTCATAACAAGACGCATCCCACAGGAGGGATTGAAGATTCTGTCACAGACTGGAGT ATGTAAGGTTTCATTGTGGGACTCGGATGAGCCTGTTTCAAGGGCGGAGCTTCTGAAGGGCGTGGCGGGGGCCCATGGGCTCCTGTGTCTCCTGTCGGACAAGATCGACACTGAAGTTCTGGACGCAGCAG GTCCAAACCTGAAGGTGATAAGTACCTTATCTGTCGGATTTGACCACATGGCCATGGATGAGATCAAGAAACG AGGGGTGCGTGTGGGCTATACTCCAGACGTCCTGACTGATGCCACGGCGGAGCTGACCGTCGCCCTGCTCCTGGCTACAGCTCGGCGGCTACCAGAGGGCATGGTGGAGGTTATAAA tggagGCTGGAGCACCTGGAAACCTCTGTGGTTGTGTGGTTATGGTCTGTCAGGCAGCACTGTTGGTGTCATTGGACTGGGACGCATAG GTATGGCCATAGCCAGGAGGCTGAAACCGTTTGGAGTGAAGAAGCTCCTGTACTCTGGAAGAACAGACAAATCATATGCTGCTGAAGTGGAAGGAGAATACG TGCCCTTGGACACGCTGGTGTCTGAGAGTGATTTTGTTGTGGTGTCCTGCGCCCTCACACCAGATACCCAGGGGCTGTGTAACAAGCATTTCTTCTGCAAGATGAAGAACACGGCTGTCTTCATCAACACCAGCAG gggTGCAGTAGTGAATCAGGAGGATCTGTATCAGGCTCTGTCCAGTGGTCAGATAGCTTGCGCTGGGCTGGATGTCACAACCCCAGAACCACTCCCCACCGACCACCCACTCCTCACCCTCAAAAACTGTG TGGTCTTACCCCACATTGGCAGTGCCACCTACTCCACACGTGGCATCATGGCAGAGCTGTCGGCCAACAACCTGCTGGCAGGCCTACAGGGCACAGACATGCCCAGCGAACTCAAATTCTAG